From the genome of Amycolatopsis sp. NBC_01488, one region includes:
- a CDS encoding amidohydrolase family protein codes for MKWTNDAHRHLGVLPAYPFYGGPPVAPAIGSRATIGELLSDLDREGTERALVIPNYGIPDPAIAFSFNELCVEAAGKDDRISAALWVSPRAEDAGRTEDALKLAGEEGVRALKLSFLLGGKASDPACKPQLDRIFATARDHDLVVHVHTSPGAASDIDEVGKLVDAYADDVKLHLVHFGGGMSGHIKLVGGRFFDWIAAGKQVYTDLSWAIGFTPRWLVEEISRRGLGHDRVLFASDEPWGDHEGELAKLAAAAGDGELADLVFRGTFDVLYGPKKGK; via the coding sequence ATGAAGTGGACGAACGACGCCCACCGGCACCTGGGCGTCCTCCCGGCATACCCGTTCTACGGCGGCCCGCCGGTCGCGCCCGCGATCGGCAGCCGCGCGACGATCGGCGAGCTGCTGTCCGATTTGGACCGTGAAGGCACCGAACGCGCCTTGGTGATCCCGAACTACGGCATTCCCGACCCGGCGATCGCGTTCTCCTTCAACGAGCTGTGCGTCGAGGCGGCGGGCAAGGACGACCGGATCAGCGCCGCGCTGTGGGTGTCGCCGCGCGCCGAAGACGCCGGCCGCACCGAAGACGCGTTGAAGCTGGCGGGCGAGGAAGGCGTGCGAGCGCTGAAGCTCAGCTTCCTGCTGGGCGGCAAGGCATCCGACCCCGCGTGCAAGCCGCAGCTCGACCGGATCTTCGCCACCGCCCGGGACCACGACCTCGTCGTGCACGTCCACACCTCGCCCGGTGCGGCGTCGGACATCGACGAGGTCGGCAAGCTCGTCGACGCCTACGCCGACGACGTCAAGCTGCACCTCGTCCACTTCGGCGGCGGGATGAGCGGGCACATCAAGCTCGTCGGCGGCCGCTTCTTCGACTGGATCGCCGCCGGGAAACAGGTCTACACGGACCTGTCCTGGGCGATCGGCTTCACCCCTCGCTGGCTCGTCGAGGAGATCTCACGCCGGGGCCTCGGCCACGACCGCGTGCTGTTCGCCTCCGACGAGCCGTGGGGCGATCACGAGGGCGAACTCGCCAAGCTGGCCGCCGCGGCCGGCGACGGCGAGCTCGCCGACCTGGTTTTCCGCGGCACGTTCGACGTGCTGTACGGACCGAAGAAAGGGAAATAG
- a CDS encoding MSMEG_0572/Sll0783 family nitrogen starvation response protein codes for MAELTDTEKTSLDEIPHPSLPQGSNLYGGTKVFPDYQAEPGQSYFTLVHGIAHESSVSFVAILQATRALRKGFEAAIYFYGPGSLNCLATRGFPTTGNAAFPGELNINDQLKTFISEGGKAYCCRFGLSLHGAREEDLIEGVIPTHPLDVQDALIHYARKGAIINSTYMF; via the coding sequence ATGGCAGAGCTGACCGACACCGAGAAGACCAGCCTCGACGAGATCCCGCACCCGTCGCTGCCGCAGGGCTCGAACCTGTACGGCGGGACCAAGGTCTTCCCGGACTACCAGGCCGAACCCGGCCAGAGCTACTTCACCCTGGTGCACGGCATCGCGCACGAGTCGTCGGTGAGCTTCGTCGCGATCCTGCAGGCGACCCGCGCGCTGCGGAAGGGCTTCGAAGCCGCGATCTACTTCTACGGCCCGGGTTCGCTGAACTGCCTGGCCACGCGCGGTTTCCCGACCACGGGCAACGCCGCGTTCCCGGGCGAGCTGAACATCAACGACCAGCTCAAGACGTTCATCAGCGAGGGCGGCAAGGCCTACTGCTGCCGCTTCGGCCTGTCGCTGCACGGCGCCCGCGAGGAGGACCTCATCGAGGGCGTCATCCCGACGCATCCCCTGGACGTGCAGGACGCGCTGATCCACTACGCGCGCAAGGGCGCGATCATCAACTCCACCTACATGTTCTAG
- a CDS encoding carbon-nitrogen hydrolase family protein encodes MTTLRMAAVAAPFDRDLEGDFARIEKLIGEAKTEGVRLLALPEASLGGYLANLDGGAEGPPALALDGPELTRLATLAGDLVVTAGYCELADGRRYNSAVCVTGDGVLGNHRKVHQPLSENASYGAGRGFAAFDTPVGRLGMMICYDKAFPESARALALDGAEIVVCMSAWPGSRTNPAADLVQDRWKRRFDLFDRARALENQIVWLSANQSGTFGDLRFVAGAKIVDPGGEIVADTGVAEGMAIAEIDVQAALATARRSMGHLADRRPDAYPVSVP; translated from the coding sequence ATGACGACACTCAGGATGGCCGCGGTCGCCGCGCCGTTCGACCGCGACCTCGAAGGCGACTTCGCCCGCATCGAGAAGCTGATCGGCGAGGCGAAGACCGAGGGCGTGCGGCTGCTCGCGCTGCCGGAAGCGAGCCTCGGCGGCTACCTCGCCAACCTCGACGGCGGCGCCGAAGGACCGCCCGCGCTGGCCCTCGACGGTCCCGAGCTGACGCGGCTGGCCACGCTGGCGGGCGACCTCGTCGTCACGGCGGGGTACTGCGAACTCGCCGACGGCCGCCGCTACAACTCCGCGGTCTGCGTCACCGGCGACGGCGTCCTCGGCAACCACCGCAAGGTCCACCAGCCCCTCTCCGAGAACGCCAGCTACGGCGCCGGCCGCGGGTTCGCCGCGTTCGACACGCCGGTCGGGCGCCTGGGCATGATGATCTGCTACGACAAGGCGTTCCCCGAATCCGCGCGGGCGCTCGCGCTCGACGGCGCCGAGATCGTCGTCTGCATGTCCGCGTGGCCCGGCAGCCGGACCAACCCGGCCGCCGACCTCGTGCAGGACCGCTGGAAGCGGCGGTTCGACCTGTTCGACCGGGCCCGCGCGCTGGAGAACCAGATCGTCTGGCTCTCGGCCAACCAGTCCGGCACCTTCGGCGACCTCCGGTTCGTCGCCGGCGCGAAGATCGTCGACCCGGGCGGCGAGATCGTCGCCGACACCGGCGTCGCCGAGGGGATGGCGATCGCCGAAATCGACGTCCAGGCGGCGCTGGCCACCGCCCGCCGGTCGATGGGACACCTGGCGGACAGACGGCCCGACGCCTACCCCGTTAGTGTCCCGTGA
- a CDS encoding MSMEG_0567/sll0787 family protein, translating into MDDDILALLGDVRSVAARPAFHITEADHSGLTAYRALRHEAFVARQGLFAGHDLDDHDTDPRTLVLVARDAAGEVLGGVRLGPATDGPDLGWWKGGRLVVAPGSPAGIGSALVRAACARAETEGALRFEATVQTRTERLFTRLGWQRVRPVTVAGHGHVLMRWPIGRIAALARSTKAALGPLLRGITGVPGFVGDDGVPLPGTDVVAACDAIIPSMVERDPEWAGWCSVLVNLNDLAAMGATPTGLLDALGARDASFAARVLSGLRKASEAYGVPVLGGHTQFGVPASLSVTALGRTTDPVPGGGGKPGQRVWLTADLDGGWRPGYTGRQWDSTSFRRTPELRELLGSVAKARPAAAKDVSMAGIAGTLGMLAEASGCGAVLDVEKVPRPRGASTGDWLTCFPGFAMLTTGTPAPAGPAVTADCGELVAGTRVTLRWPDGELTPAIDGGVTGLGTS; encoded by the coding sequence GTGGACGACGACATCCTCGCGTTGCTGGGTGACGTCCGCAGCGTCGCGGCGCGCCCGGCGTTCCACATCACCGAGGCCGACCACAGTGGACTGACGGCGTACCGTGCGTTGCGGCACGAAGCTTTCGTGGCGCGGCAAGGACTCTTCGCCGGGCACGACCTCGACGACCACGACACCGACCCCCGCACCCTCGTCCTGGTGGCGCGGGACGCGGCGGGAGAAGTGCTCGGCGGCGTCCGGCTCGGCCCGGCGACCGACGGCCCGGACCTCGGCTGGTGGAAGGGCGGACGGCTGGTCGTCGCCCCCGGGTCACCGGCCGGGATCGGCTCGGCCCTGGTGCGCGCGGCTTGCGCGCGGGCCGAGACCGAGGGCGCGCTGCGGTTCGAGGCGACCGTGCAGACCCGCACCGAGCGGCTGTTCACCCGGCTCGGCTGGCAGCGCGTGCGGCCGGTGACCGTCGCCGGTCACGGCCACGTGCTGATGCGGTGGCCGATCGGCCGGATCGCCGCGCTGGCCCGCTCGACGAAGGCCGCGCTCGGCCCGCTGCTGCGCGGGATCACCGGCGTGCCGGGCTTCGTCGGCGACGACGGCGTCCCGCTGCCCGGGACCGACGTCGTCGCGGCCTGCGACGCGATCATCCCGTCGATGGTCGAGCGTGACCCGGAATGGGCGGGCTGGTGCTCGGTATTGGTCAACCTCAACGACCTGGCCGCGATGGGCGCCACCCCGACCGGGCTGCTCGACGCGCTCGGCGCCCGCGACGCGTCCTTCGCCGCCCGTGTCCTCAGTGGACTGCGGAAGGCGAGCGAGGCGTACGGCGTGCCGGTGCTCGGCGGCCACACCCAGTTCGGCGTCCCGGCTTCGCTGTCGGTGACGGCGTTGGGCCGGACCACCGACCCGGTGCCCGGCGGCGGCGGGAAACCCGGGCAGCGCGTCTGGCTCACCGCCGACCTCGACGGCGGCTGGCGGCCCGGCTACACCGGCCGCCAGTGGGATTCGACGAGCTTCCGCCGCACGCCCGAGCTGCGCGAACTGCTCGGCTCGGTCGCGAAGGCCAGACCGGCCGCGGCCAAGGACGTCTCGATGGCCGGGATCGCGGGCACCCTCGGCATGCTCGCCGAGGCGTCCGGCTGCGGTGCGGTGCTGGACGTCGAGAAGGTGCCACGGCCACGGGGAGCGTCCACGGGGGACTGGCTCACCTGCTTCCCCGGCTTCGCGATGCTCACCACCGGCACGCCCGCGCCCGCGGGCCCGGCGGTCACCGCGGACTGCGGCGAACTGGTCGCGGGCACCCGCGTCACGCTGCGCTGGCCCGACGGCGAACTGACGCCCGCCATCGACGGCGGCGTCACCGGATTGGGGACTTCATGA
- a CDS encoding carbon-nitrogen hydrolase family protein: MGQIRLAAVAAHFGRDLDFDLQRIATLIDHARASGVALLVLPDAALGGYLADLRHPDPEALPPALDPDGPELKTVQALAAEMVVCVGYCEADGPRRYNSAVCVTGDGVLGRHRKVHQPPGESLAYEPGDEFAAFDTPVGRLGMLIDYDKTFPEAARSLAVDGADIVACLSAWPTSITNRAPRMAQDRQSRLFDLYDQARAAENQVVLVSSNQTGAMGGMRFLGQAKVVGPGGEILARTWSKAGIAVAELDVEQELANARRVLHHLGERKPEVYREA, from the coding sequence ATGGGGCAGATCCGGCTCGCCGCCGTCGCCGCGCACTTCGGCCGCGACCTCGACTTCGACCTGCAGCGCATCGCGACGCTGATCGACCACGCACGCGCGTCCGGAGTGGCGTTGCTGGTGCTGCCGGACGCGGCACTCGGCGGCTACCTCGCCGACCTGCGCCACCCGGACCCGGAAGCGCTCCCGCCGGCCCTCGACCCCGACGGCCCGGAGCTGAAGACCGTCCAGGCGCTCGCCGCAGAGATGGTCGTCTGCGTCGGCTACTGCGAGGCCGACGGGCCGCGCCGCTACAACTCCGCGGTGTGCGTGACCGGCGACGGCGTCCTCGGCCGGCACCGCAAGGTCCACCAACCGCCGGGGGAGAGCCTCGCCTACGAGCCGGGTGACGAGTTCGCGGCGTTCGACACGCCGGTCGGGCGGCTGGGCATGCTGATCGACTACGACAAGACGTTCCCCGAAGCGGCTCGGTCGCTGGCGGTCGACGGCGCGGACATCGTCGCCTGCCTGAGCGCGTGGCCGACCAGCATCACCAACCGCGCGCCACGGATGGCGCAGGACCGGCAGTCGCGGCTGTTCGACCTCTACGACCAGGCGCGGGCGGCGGAGAACCAGGTCGTGCTCGTCTCGTCCAACCAGACCGGCGCGATGGGCGGGATGCGGTTCCTCGGCCAGGCCAAGGTCGTCGGGCCGGGCGGCGAGATCCTCGCCCGGACCTGGTCCAAGGCCGGGATCGCGGTCGCCGAACTGGACGTCGAACAGGAGCTGGCCAACGCCCGCCGCGTGCTGCACCACCTCGGCGAACGCAAGCCCGAGGTCTACCGGGAGGCCTGA
- a CDS encoding MSMEG_0568 family radical SAM protein, protein MRVGIEEDLETRADIAVRGVRMDAPVQRSKGAGPSDDGHLVVDGANATLPLNAESPYAVRDGRIFRETIDLGLSVAPVARPRFYDLSTADGVPYRKIALLHGQDVLATTVVQTCIRYAEDQRCRFCTIEESLRAGSTVAAKTPAQLAEVAEAAVRLDGVRQMVMTTGTTSGPDRGARHLVRCVRAVLDAVPGLPIQVQIEPPGDLGVLTDLRDAGATSIGIHVESLDDDVRRRWMPGKSTVSMAEYEAAWAEAVRVFGRNRVSTYLLIGLGEDPDSLVEGAGRLIDMGVYPFAVPMRPMLGTLARRDGAKAPSPALVADVTSRIAKLLRAAGMAGADQGAGCAACGACGLLSAAGG, encoded by the coding sequence GTGCGCGTTGGCATCGAAGAAGATCTGGAGACCCGCGCCGACATCGCCGTCCGCGGAGTGCGAATGGACGCACCCGTCCAGCGCAGCAAGGGCGCCGGGCCGAGCGACGACGGCCACCTGGTGGTCGACGGTGCCAACGCCACGCTGCCGCTGAACGCCGAAAGCCCGTACGCGGTCCGGGACGGGCGCATCTTCCGCGAGACCATCGACCTGGGCTTGAGCGTGGCCCCGGTCGCCCGGCCGCGGTTTTACGATCTGTCCACTGCGGACGGTGTGCCGTACCGGAAGATCGCCCTGCTGCACGGGCAGGACGTTCTCGCGACGACGGTCGTGCAGACGTGCATCCGGTACGCCGAGGACCAGCGGTGTCGGTTCTGCACGATCGAGGAGTCGTTGCGGGCGGGGTCCACTGTGGCCGCGAAGACACCCGCGCAGCTCGCGGAGGTCGCCGAGGCGGCCGTGCGCCTCGACGGCGTCCGGCAGATGGTGATGACCACCGGCACGACGTCCGGGCCCGACCGCGGCGCCCGGCACCTGGTGCGGTGCGTCCGGGCGGTGCTCGACGCCGTGCCGGGCCTGCCGATCCAGGTGCAGATCGAGCCCCCGGGCGACCTCGGCGTGCTCACCGACCTGCGTGACGCCGGGGCGACGTCGATCGGCATCCACGTCGAGTCCCTCGACGACGACGTCCGGCGGCGCTGGATGCCCGGCAAGTCGACCGTGTCCATGGCGGAGTACGAGGCCGCGTGGGCGGAGGCGGTCCGGGTGTTCGGCCGCAACCGCGTCTCGACGTATTTGCTGATCGGTCTCGGCGAGGACCCGGACTCCCTTGTGGAGGGTGCTGGGCGCTTGATCGACATGGGCGTCTACCCGTTCGCCGTGCCGATGCGGCCGATGCTCGGCACGCTCGCCCGGCGGGATGGTGCGAAAGCACCGTCGCCCGCGTTGGTCGCCGACGTCACGAGCCGCATCGCCAAGCTGCTGCGGGCGGCCGGGATGGCCGGGGCCGACCAGGGCGCGGGCTGTGCCGCGTGTGGCGCCTGCGGCCTGCTCAGCGCGGCGGGGGGCTGA